The Marinobacter qingdaonensis genome includes a region encoding these proteins:
- a CDS encoding copper-binding protein, whose protein sequence is MKLKTLMTAVVFGLSLGPALAAADNNMGSMSGMDTKESAGPVQSRGVITAISTEKRKVTLKHEPIPELNWPSMTMGFSVAPEVDLNGLSKDDAVAFTLTPAGKGQQVTSISKQ, encoded by the coding sequence ATGAAACTGAAAACCCTGATGACGGCTGTTGTGTTCGGATTATCTCTGGGGCCTGCTCTGGCCGCGGCCGATAACAACATGGGCTCGATGTCCGGCATGGACACCAAAGAGTCCGCTGGCCCGGTCCAGAGCCGGGGTGTGATCACCGCGATCAGCACCGAAAAACGCAAAGTAACACTGAAGCATGAGCCCATTCCTGAGCTGAACTGGCCGAGCATGACCATGGGCTTTTCCGTGGCTCCCGAGGTGGACCTGAACGGCCTGAGCAAGGACGACGCCGTGGCCTTCACCCTGACGCCCGCTGGCAAGGGCCAGCAAGTGACTTCGATCAGTAAACAGTAG
- a CDS encoding TolC family protein, producing the protein MIRRLGIQATLAAFIALSMPAVAETRETLEQWIAEALANNASLSAQQAAIEAAEANVEGSDTWADPVVKYGIAPETLEGPNMVGHRFEVSQKLPWPDQLSASRGASEAGVRAARQDTLWQTRKLTASVKEAYARLWYSDRAIELHHETRALVEQLADITRQRLEYGEGTQSELLRIETELDTLDAQLVELQAEQGRLSASLIPLLGRRPQPSELVLPVPPRMPMVADIPVETDHPLVQAAEARTAKAQARLDAAEADRRPTFTASAGYNSLWADESKRWMVGVGIQIPFSGQRQNSAVRRAAAEVSQRQWQTTQAHRDLQASIGDVKASVQAGYGRLEILDQRHLPNQSAHWEASLNELASGTGRLEDAINSARQLTGVKLTREAVIRDLFSAKARYEALQITGVSN; encoded by the coding sequence ATGATTCGACGCCTTGGAATTCAGGCAACTCTGGCGGCATTCATCGCACTTTCGATGCCGGCTGTGGCGGAAACCCGTGAAACGTTGGAGCAATGGATTGCGGAGGCGCTGGCCAACAACGCCTCCCTGAGTGCGCAGCAAGCTGCAATCGAGGCAGCGGAGGCGAACGTGGAAGGTTCAGATACCTGGGCTGACCCTGTCGTCAAGTACGGCATTGCACCCGAAACGCTTGAAGGTCCCAATATGGTCGGGCACCGATTTGAAGTCAGTCAAAAACTGCCGTGGCCGGATCAGCTATCGGCGTCCCGTGGCGCCTCGGAGGCGGGCGTGCGTGCGGCAAGACAGGACACCCTGTGGCAGACACGGAAACTGACTGCTTCCGTTAAGGAGGCCTATGCCCGCTTGTGGTATTCGGACCGGGCCATTGAGTTGCATCACGAAACCCGCGCCCTGGTGGAACAATTAGCGGACATAACCCGGCAAAGACTGGAATACGGCGAAGGCACCCAGAGCGAGTTGCTCAGGATAGAAACGGAACTGGATACTCTGGATGCGCAACTGGTTGAGCTTCAGGCTGAACAGGGTCGCCTCTCCGCCAGCCTGATTCCTTTATTGGGGCGTCGCCCGCAACCATCCGAGCTGGTGTTGCCCGTGCCTCCCCGCATGCCAATGGTGGCGGATATCCCCGTGGAAACCGATCACCCACTGGTTCAGGCCGCAGAGGCACGAACTGCAAAAGCCCAGGCCCGGCTGGATGCAGCGGAAGCCGACCGCAGGCCCACATTTACAGCCAGTGCAGGCTACAACAGCCTGTGGGCTGACGAAAGCAAGCGCTGGATGGTGGGCGTGGGCATTCAGATTCCGTTCAGCGGGCAACGACAGAACAGTGCCGTTCGCAGGGCCGCGGCCGAAGTCTCTCAGCGACAGTGGCAAACCACTCAAGCCCACCGCGATTTGCAGGCGTCAATTGGTGATGTAAAGGCGTCCGTTCAGGCGGGCTATGGCCGCCTTGAAATTCTTGACCAGCGACACCTTCCCAACCAGAGCGCCCATTGGGAAGCCAGCCTGAACGAGCTGGCCAGCGGCACTGGCAGACTGGAAGATGCGATCAACAGCGCAAGACAGCTCACTGGCGTAAAGCTCACCCGGGAAGCGGTCATTCGCGACCTGTTTAGTGCCAAGGCTCGTTACGAAGCCCTGCAAATCACCGGTGTATCAAACTAA
- the merA gene encoding mercury(II) reductase, which yields MSNDNLHIAVIGSGGSAMAAALKSAERGARVTLIERGTLGGTCVNIGCVPSKIMIRAAHVAHLRRTSPFDEGIGAVEPSIDRPRLLSQQQARVDELRLAKYEGILEDNPAITVLQGEARFTDSNTLTVTGADGTESEVCFDKAFIGTGARPAIPPVPGLSDTPYWTSTTALASDTIPDRLTVIGASVVAVELAQAFARLGSEVTILARSRLFSREDPAVGEAIETAFQAEGIKVLNNTQASQISYTNEEFVLATNAGELRADRLLVAVGRTPNTDRLNLEAIGVEAARGAILVDNGMRTTVPDIYAAGDCTDQPQFVYVAAAGGSRAAVNMTGGDARLDLSAMPEVVFTDPQIATVGLSEADAEVRGFVTDSRTLTLDNVPRALVNFDTGGFIKLVAERESGRLLGVQSVAGEAGELIQTAVMALRARMTVNEIADELFPYLTMVEGLKLCAQTFTKDVKQLSCCAG from the coding sequence ATGAGTAACGACAACCTGCATATTGCTGTGATTGGCAGTGGCGGCAGTGCCATGGCCGCCGCTTTGAAGTCGGCGGAACGCGGAGCCCGGGTAACGCTGATCGAGCGTGGCACTCTTGGTGGCACCTGCGTCAATATCGGCTGCGTGCCATCTAAGATCATGATCCGCGCCGCTCACGTAGCCCATCTGCGCCGCACCAGTCCGTTCGACGAGGGCATTGGGGCGGTCGAGCCTTCGATTGATCGGCCCCGGTTGCTGTCCCAGCAACAGGCCCGGGTCGATGAACTTCGTCTTGCGAAATATGAGGGGATTCTCGAAGACAATCCGGCGATCACTGTCCTGCAGGGTGAGGCCCGTTTTACCGATTCCAATACGCTGACAGTGACGGGAGCTGACGGCACGGAAAGCGAAGTATGCTTTGACAAAGCGTTCATCGGTACCGGTGCGCGGCCAGCCATTCCTCCGGTTCCGGGGTTGTCCGATACGCCGTACTGGACGTCCACCACGGCACTGGCCAGCGACACCATTCCAGACCGGCTGACTGTCATCGGGGCGTCCGTCGTGGCAGTGGAGCTGGCACAGGCGTTTGCCCGGCTGGGCAGTGAGGTGACCATCCTGGCGCGTAGCCGGCTGTTTTCCCGTGAAGACCCGGCGGTTGGCGAGGCCATTGAAACCGCGTTCCAGGCCGAGGGTATCAAGGTTCTGAATAACACGCAGGCGAGCCAGATCAGCTATACCAATGAGGAGTTCGTTCTCGCCACGAACGCGGGGGAGCTGCGGGCCGATCGGCTGCTGGTGGCCGTGGGACGCACACCGAACACAGACAGACTGAACCTGGAGGCTATCGGCGTCGAGGCTGCCCGCGGGGCGATTTTAGTCGATAACGGTATGCGTACCACGGTGCCCGACATTTATGCTGCTGGGGACTGCACCGACCAGCCGCAGTTCGTTTATGTCGCCGCTGCCGGTGGCAGTCGGGCAGCGGTCAATATGACCGGTGGTGATGCGCGGCTCGATCTCAGCGCCATGCCCGAAGTGGTCTTTACCGATCCGCAGATTGCGACCGTCGGTTTGTCTGAAGCCGACGCCGAGGTAAGAGGCTTCGTCACTGACAGCCGCACCCTGACCCTCGACAACGTGCCACGGGCCCTGGTCAATTTTGATACCGGCGGCTTCATCAAACTGGTCGCGGAACGTGAAAGCGGGCGGTTACTGGGTGTGCAGTCCGTGGCGGGTGAGGCCGGCGAACTGATCCAGACCGCGGTGATGGCGCTTCGTGCGCGCATGACCGTCAACGAGATTGCCGATGAGCTGTTCCCGTACCTGACGATGGTAGAAGGTTTGAAACTGTGCGCTCAAACCTTCACCAAGGATGTCAAACAACTATCCTGCTGTGCAGGATAA
- the merP gene encoding mercury resistance system periplasmic binding protein MerP — MKKSLITAVLFTLFSLPALAAQKTVTLSVPGMTCSACPITVKAALKRVDGVSSVQVRYEERDATVTFDDEKTSVEAITEATTNAGYPSTLKQAGVQQE, encoded by the coding sequence ATGAAAAAGTCCCTGATCACTGCCGTACTGTTCACGCTGTTCAGCCTGCCTGCCTTGGCGGCGCAAAAGACGGTGACCTTGTCGGTTCCCGGAATGACTTGTTCGGCTTGCCCGATCACCGTCAAAGCCGCTCTCAAGAGGGTTGATGGGGTGAGTTCTGTCCAGGTCCGCTATGAGGAGCGTGATGCGACGGTTACTTTCGACGATGAGAAAACCTCCGTTGAAGCAATAACTGAGGCCACGACCAACGCGGGCTACCCGTCCACACTGAAACAGGCTGGGGTGCAACAGGAGTAG
- a CDS encoding transporter, translated as MRNNNQSIGLSLLVGALVLIGVPSAQAAPNTFNTALPVPQGETIWREQLVLRERSDGGPMDREVSVQALGSVLGYGITPKLAVFGVIPYFFNKALDVTTPMGRIERDTGGIGDVSLFGRYTVYQDDFTGGTFRVAPIFGLTAPTGDSDDRDRFGELPRPLQVGDGAWDGFGGVVATYQTLQYQMDAQFLYRENGRHDGFAHGDETRLDASLQYRVWPLSLEGVSGTPGFTYALLESSFVHHERNEIGRVTDANSGGTQWLLAPGVQYITRRWVVEGTVQLPVAEDPNGDAIQDDYIVRVGFRRNF; from the coding sequence ATGCGAAATAACAACCAGTCAATAGGCTTGTCCCTGCTGGTCGGCGCCCTGGTACTGATCGGTGTGCCTTCGGCACAAGCAGCACCCAACACCTTTAACACGGCTCTGCCCGTGCCGCAGGGTGAAACCATCTGGCGGGAGCAACTGGTCTTGCGGGAACGTTCCGACGGTGGCCCCATGGATCGTGAGGTCTCGGTCCAGGCTCTGGGCAGCGTACTCGGCTATGGCATTACCCCGAAGCTCGCGGTGTTCGGCGTTATCCCTTACTTTTTCAACAAGGCACTGGACGTCACCACTCCCATGGGCCGAATTGAGCGGGATACCGGCGGCATCGGCGACGTCTCGCTGTTCGGGCGTTACACGGTTTACCAGGACGACTTCACCGGTGGCACCTTCCGGGTCGCGCCGATTTTCGGGCTCACTGCACCAACCGGGGACAGTGACGACCGCGATCGTTTTGGCGAACTGCCACGCCCATTGCAGGTTGGTGACGGAGCCTGGGATGGGTTCGGCGGTGTGGTAGCCACCTATCAGACGCTGCAGTACCAAATGGACGCGCAGTTCCTTTACCGCGAAAATGGGCGCCACGACGGCTTCGCTCACGGCGACGAGACCCGCCTTGACGCCTCACTGCAATACCGGGTGTGGCCGCTCAGCCTTGAAGGCGTCTCCGGCACACCGGGCTTTACCTACGCCCTGCTCGAATCCAGTTTTGTTCACCACGAGCGCAACGAGATTGGCAGGGTTACCGATGCCAATTCCGGTGGTACTCAGTGGCTGCTGGCGCCAGGCGTGCAATACATCACACGACGCTGGGTCGTCGAGGGCACAGTACAACTGCCCGTCGCCGAAGATCCCAATGGCGACGCCATTCAGGACGATTACATTGTACGCGTTGGCTTTCGCCGCAACTTCTAG
- the merR gene encoding Hg(II)-responsive transcriptional regulator yields MVNKVNPLTIGGLAKATGVHVETIRYYQRRGLLSEPQRPPGGIRRYGSADIDRLTFVKSAQNLGFSLDEIIDLLRLEDGAHCQEASVLAEHKLESVRGKIKKLERIENVLSDMVARCHMQKGDVHCPLIASLHTGIIETTEA; encoded by the coding sequence ATGGTGAATAAAGTAAATCCACTGACTATCGGGGGGCTGGCCAAGGCAACCGGTGTCCATGTCGAGACCATTCGCTATTACCAACGGCGGGGTCTGTTATCGGAGCCCCAGCGCCCTCCCGGCGGAATTAGACGCTATGGTTCTGCCGATATTGATCGATTGACGTTCGTGAAATCGGCGCAGAACTTAGGCTTCAGTCTCGACGAGATTATCGACCTGCTTCGGCTGGAAGATGGCGCCCACTGCCAGGAAGCCAGTGTCCTGGCCGAGCACAAACTGGAGTCCGTGCGTGGAAAGATCAAAAAGCTCGAGAGGATTGAGAATGTTCTGAGCGACATGGTCGCCCGATGCCATATGCAAAAAGGGGACGTTCATTGTCCTCTAATTGCGTCATTGCACACCGGGATCATCGAAACCACAGAGGCTTGA
- a CDS encoding heavy-metal-associated domain-containing protein, producing MSKQYFLVLAALIFSVSAIAADKHYVLGVDGLACPFCAYGIEKHLNKVDGVTDVQVDVGESLVRVTLEEGKTLSEERARQAVDEAGFTLRSYSEAEGETGGSDAK from the coding sequence ATGTCAAAGCAATATTTCTTGGTTTTAGCAGCCCTAATATTCAGCGTTTCGGCGATAGCAGCCGACAAACACTACGTATTGGGCGTGGACGGCCTGGCCTGTCCCTTCTGTGCCTATGGCATCGAAAAACATCTGAATAAAGTAGATGGCGTCACCGATGTGCAGGTCGATGTGGGTGAGAGTCTGGTGCGTGTCACTCTTGAAGAGGGCAAGACCCTCTCAGAGGAGCGGGCACGTCAGGCTGTCGACGAGGCCGGCTTCACGCTGCGCTCATACTCAGAGGCCGAAGGTGAAACAGGAGGCAGTGATGCGAAATAA
- a CDS encoding NHL repeat-containing protein yields the protein MKNVGQWLAYIALGLVTVITLLGYTGGAINRNQEPPYSLTLAWGEKGSAPGQLNDPTGVAVTDTEVFVSDARNGRIQVFDHQGHFKRKFGTPGDGIGELGRPMNLTIHDDKLYVPEYMNDRIQVFSLTGEPLSMIGSLGKGPGQFNAPGGVAVADNGDLFVADFYNHRVQHLRADGSFVQQWGTTGVTGRGAGEFTYPTDVALGKDGMLYVADGYGNRVQAFDTTGDFLHKWGGPFAIGLYGPFKGWFTTTTSIALGPNGEVFVADFYNDRIQTFTARGDYLTAFGTPPENPGHTAMAVDVGRDGAVWSVNFADNRVEKWKAINP from the coding sequence ATGAAAAACGTTGGACAATGGCTGGCCTACATTGCGCTCGGGTTGGTGACAGTAATCACTCTGCTTGGCTACACAGGCGGAGCTATCAACCGGAATCAGGAACCGCCCTACTCGCTGACGCTTGCCTGGGGCGAAAAAGGCAGTGCTCCAGGGCAACTCAATGATCCCACCGGTGTTGCGGTAACAGACACCGAGGTTTTCGTCTCCGATGCCCGCAACGGACGTATCCAGGTTTTCGATCACCAAGGACACTTCAAGCGTAAATTCGGTACGCCCGGCGATGGGATCGGTGAACTCGGGCGCCCCATGAATCTGACCATTCACGACGATAAACTCTACGTGCCCGAATACATGAACGACCGGATTCAGGTGTTCAGCCTGACTGGCGAGCCGCTGAGTATGATTGGCAGCCTCGGGAAGGGGCCTGGCCAGTTTAACGCGCCCGGCGGTGTTGCCGTAGCGGACAACGGTGATCTGTTCGTGGCGGACTTTTATAACCATCGTGTACAGCATTTGCGGGCGGATGGCTCTTTCGTACAACAGTGGGGAACAACCGGTGTGACAGGCAGGGGTGCCGGGGAGTTTACCTATCCCACCGACGTAGCGCTGGGAAAGGATGGGATGCTCTACGTGGCCGATGGCTACGGTAATCGTGTCCAGGCCTTCGATACCACGGGCGACTTTCTGCACAAGTGGGGAGGCCCCTTCGCCATCGGCCTTTACGGGCCGTTCAAAGGCTGGTTCACAACCACAACGTCCATCGCCCTGGGGCCCAACGGTGAGGTCTTTGTGGCCGACTTCTACAATGACCGGATCCAGACATTCACCGCTCGGGGCGACTATCTCACCGCATTCGGAACACCACCTGAGAACCCCGGTCACACAGCGATGGCGGTTGACGTTGGCCGCGATGGAGCGGTGTGGAGCGTGAACTTTGCCGACAACCGGGTTGAGAAATGGAAAGCTATTAACCCATAA
- a CDS encoding cytochrome c biogenesis CcdA family protein, whose product MPDLATWGTLAAFLGGLVSFFSPCTLPLVPGYLSVVTGGAVSEASNRLKAFWLSLCFVMGFSLVFVALGASASLLGQWLMAYRQEANLVAGALIVLMGLFMLGWWSMPALQRDWRLGQTLEGGRPTAAFLLGVAFAVGWTPCIGPILGAILALSSTHANAETGMLYLAIYSLGLALPFLGSALFIEHFRKRIRGLSRWSRFLRALAGLVLIVMGVMVLTGQMTRLATWMLSTFPVLGELG is encoded by the coding sequence ATGCCGGATCTCGCAACCTGGGGCACTCTGGCCGCCTTTCTCGGCGGCCTTGTGTCCTTCTTCTCCCCTTGTACCCTTCCGCTCGTACCGGGTTATCTATCCGTTGTGACCGGCGGCGCGGTAAGCGAAGCCTCAAATAGGTTGAAGGCTTTTTGGTTGAGCCTTTGTTTTGTGATGGGGTTCAGTTTGGTTTTTGTCGCGCTCGGTGCGAGCGCCAGCCTCCTGGGCCAATGGCTGATGGCCTACCGTCAGGAAGCCAATCTGGTGGCAGGCGCACTGATTGTGCTGATGGGGCTATTCATGCTGGGTTGGTGGAGCATGCCCGCACTGCAACGCGACTGGCGCCTGGGGCAGACACTGGAAGGTGGGAGGCCAACGGCGGCCTTTTTGCTGGGTGTGGCCTTTGCCGTCGGATGGACGCCCTGTATTGGTCCCATACTTGGGGCCATTCTGGCTCTGAGCTCTACGCATGCCAACGCCGAAACGGGAATGCTGTATCTGGCAATATATTCGTTGGGACTGGCGTTGCCTTTTCTTGGGAGCGCCCTGTTCATTGAGCATTTTCGCAAGCGCATCCGCGGCCTGAGCCGCTGGAGCAGGTTTCTGAGAGCGCTGGCTGGTTTGGTGTTAATTGTCATGGGCGTGATGGTGTTAACCGGTCAAATGACTCGGCTTGCCACATGGATGCTATCCACATTTCCAGTATTGGGAGAGCTCGGCTAA
- the merF gene encoding mercury resistance system transport protein MerF: protein MKNPKTLLRASVIGTVVVALCCFTPILVVLLGSVGLAALTGYLDYVLLPALAIFIGLTCYALWRKKQYDACCDSPSTKESHE from the coding sequence ATGAAGAATCCCAAGACCCTGTTGCGAGCGAGTGTTATTGGCACGGTCGTGGTCGCGCTGTGCTGCTTCACGCCGATTCTGGTGGTTTTACTCGGATCTGTCGGTCTGGCCGCGCTGACCGGCTACCTGGATTACGTGCTGTTGCCCGCTCTCGCCATTTTTATCGGCCTGACTTGCTATGCCCTATGGCGCAAAAAGCAATACGACGCTTGCTGCGATAGCCCATCTACCAAGGAGTCACATGAATGA
- a CDS encoding efflux RND transporter permease subunit, which produces MINAIIQWSLHNRFFVLLATLILTGWGFYSVKETPIDAIPDLSDVQVIVKTPYPGQAPQVVEDQVTYPLTTAMLSVPGAKTVRGYSFFGDSFVYVIFDDDTDLYWARSRVLEYLSQVAGELPDAAKPELGPDATGVGWVYSYALVDRTGQHDLSELRAIQDWFLKFELQTVPGVSEVASVGGMVKQYQVVVNPDRLRAHNITLQRIHAAINSANQETGASVVEMAEAEYMVRVTGYLQNEDDLRQVPLGVSDNGKPLLLKDVADIQLGPQIRRGIAELNGEGEVAGGIVVMRFGENALATIEGVKQRLEDIKASLPDGVEVVPTYDRSTLINNAVDNLYGKLLQEFLVVILICAVFLFHLRSSLVVIVSLPVGILAAFVVMHAQGINANIMSLGGIAIAIGAMVDGAIVMVENVQKHMERTPLTPQNRWAVMSRAAGEVGPALFFSLMIITVSFLPVFTLEAQEGKLFAPLAFTKTYAMAAAAGLAITLVPVLMGYFIRGKVLPEHRNPINRLLIALYRPIIGWALRRPALMLAGGLVVLIIGFWPANKLGSEFMPPLDEGDLMYMPTTYPGISIGKARQILQQTDKLIASIPEVETVFGKIGRADTATDPAPLTMIETFIQFKPRDQWRPGVTPESLRRELDRTVRLPGLTNAWVMPIKTRIDMLSTGIKTPVGIKVAGPDLAVIQGIGEELERVLTDIPGTASAFSERVAGGRYIKVDIKREAAARFGLNIADIQSVVRTAIGGMNVASTVEGLERYPINLRYPQGYRDSVEQMRLLPMVTPNGQRIALADVADIRIDKGPPMIKSENARINGWTLVDIEGRDLGSWVREAQSVVQKQIDLPAGYSLAWSGQYEYMQRAKERLTLVVPLTLAIIIILLYLNFRNLTEVGIILGTLPFGMIGGIWLMYLLGYNLSVAVAVGFIALAGVAVEIGVLMLVYLNQSLHNALETVEHQPGKLSADALRQAISQGAAQRVRPIMMTFAAIVAGLVPIMLGSGTGSEVMQRIAGPMIGGMVTTLILTLLLIPVIFYLWQRARLKKLAQKGAIQ; this is translated from the coding sequence ATGATTAACGCCATTATCCAGTGGTCACTCCATAACCGTTTTTTTGTGTTGCTTGCCACCCTCATCCTGACGGGGTGGGGGTTCTATTCCGTCAAAGAAACACCCATTGACGCCATCCCGGATCTATCGGATGTACAGGTGATCGTCAAAACTCCCTACCCGGGCCAGGCACCCCAGGTGGTGGAAGACCAGGTGACCTATCCCCTGACCACCGCCATGCTGTCAGTGCCGGGCGCCAAGACAGTTCGGGGCTATTCCTTCTTTGGCGATTCCTTTGTTTACGTCATCTTCGATGACGATACCGATCTGTACTGGGCCCGCTCCCGGGTACTCGAATACCTGAGCCAGGTGGCCGGGGAATTGCCCGATGCCGCCAAACCAGAGCTGGGGCCGGATGCGACCGGCGTTGGCTGGGTATACTCCTACGCCCTGGTGGATCGCACCGGTCAGCATGATCTTTCGGAACTGCGGGCTATTCAGGACTGGTTCCTGAAGTTTGAATTGCAGACCGTGCCCGGTGTGTCCGAGGTGGCCAGCGTTGGCGGCATGGTCAAGCAATACCAGGTGGTGGTGAATCCGGACCGACTAAGAGCCCACAACATCACGCTGCAGCGCATTCATGCCGCCATCAACAGCGCCAACCAGGAAACCGGCGCCTCCGTGGTGGAGATGGCCGAGGCGGAATACATGGTTAGGGTTACCGGCTATCTGCAGAACGAAGATGACCTGCGCCAGGTACCGCTAGGTGTTAGCGATAATGGCAAGCCCTTGTTGCTGAAGGATGTGGCAGATATCCAGTTAGGGCCCCAGATACGTCGGGGTATCGCCGAACTGAATGGCGAAGGCGAGGTGGCCGGTGGCATTGTGGTAATGCGCTTCGGCGAAAACGCACTGGCAACCATTGAGGGGGTTAAACAACGGCTTGAGGATATCAAGGCCAGCCTCCCCGATGGGGTAGAAGTCGTGCCTACCTATGATCGCTCCACGCTGATCAACAACGCTGTGGACAACCTGTATGGGAAGCTGCTGCAGGAATTCCTGGTGGTCATCCTGATCTGCGCGGTATTCCTGTTTCACCTTCGCTCCTCTCTGGTGGTCATTGTCAGCCTGCCGGTGGGTATCCTCGCTGCGTTCGTGGTGATGCACGCCCAGGGCATCAACGCCAACATCATGTCCCTCGGGGGTATCGCCATTGCCATCGGCGCCATGGTGGACGGTGCCATTGTGATGGTGGAGAACGTCCAGAAACACATGGAGCGAACCCCACTGACACCGCAAAACCGATGGGCCGTGATGTCGCGGGCCGCGGGTGAGGTGGGGCCGGCGCTGTTTTTCTCACTGATGATCATCACCGTGAGCTTTCTGCCAGTCTTCACCCTGGAGGCTCAGGAGGGCAAGCTCTTCGCGCCCCTGGCGTTCACCAAAACCTACGCCATGGCGGCCGCTGCAGGTCTGGCCATTACCCTGGTGCCGGTACTGATGGGCTATTTCATCCGTGGCAAGGTATTGCCAGAACATCGCAACCCCATCAACCGACTGCTGATCGCCCTGTACCGACCGATTATCGGCTGGGCTTTGCGACGGCCGGCATTGATGCTTGCCGGAGGCCTGGTGGTGCTGATCATCGGCTTCTGGCCGGCCAACAAGCTGGGCAGTGAATTCATGCCGCCTCTGGACGAGGGGGATCTGATGTACATGCCCACCACCTATCCTGGTATCTCCATTGGCAAGGCCCGGCAGATTCTGCAACAGACCGACAAGCTGATTGCCAGTATTCCGGAAGTGGAGACCGTGTTCGGCAAAATCGGCCGCGCCGATACGGCCACCGATCCTGCCCCGCTGACCATGATTGAGACCTTTATCCAGTTCAAACCACGGGACCAGTGGCGACCCGGCGTGACGCCGGAATCTCTGCGCCGGGAACTGGACAGGACCGTCAGACTTCCGGGCCTTACTAACGCCTGGGTCATGCCGATCAAAACCCGCATCGACATGCTCTCCACCGGCATCAAGACCCCGGTGGGCATCAAGGTGGCCGGCCCTGACTTGGCAGTGATCCAGGGTATAGGGGAGGAACTGGAACGGGTGCTGACTGACATACCCGGCACAGCCTCAGCGTTTTCAGAGCGGGTGGCCGGAGGACGTTATATCAAGGTGGATATAAAGCGCGAGGCTGCCGCTCGTTTCGGGCTGAATATCGCAGACATTCAATCGGTCGTACGTACCGCGATTGGCGGCATGAACGTGGCCAGCACGGTGGAGGGTCTGGAGCGCTATCCCATCAATCTGCGCTATCCCCAGGGTTACCGGGATTCGGTGGAGCAGATGCGCCTGCTGCCGATGGTGACACCCAATGGCCAGCGTATCGCGCTGGCGGATGTCGCGGATATCCGGATCGACAAGGGGCCGCCCATGATCAAGTCGGAAAACGCCCGTATCAATGGCTGGACTCTGGTGGATATCGAGGGCCGGGATCTGGGCAGTTGGGTAAGGGAGGCGCAGTCCGTGGTGCAGAAACAGATCGATCTGCCCGCCGGCTATTCTCTGGCCTGGTCCGGCCAATATGAGTACATGCAGCGTGCCAAGGAACGCCTGACGCTGGTGGTCCCGCTGACCCTGGCGATCATCATCATCCTGTTGTACCTGAACTTCCGCAATCTGACAGAGGTGGGCATTATCCTCGGCACCCTGCCATTCGGCATGATCGGCGGAATCTGGCTGATGTATCTGCTGGGTTACAACCTGTCCGTGGCTGTGGCCGTCGGTTTTATTGCCCTGGCCGGAGTCGCGGTGGAAATCGGTGTACTGATGCTGGTGTACCTGAACCAGTCCCTGCACAACGCTTTGGAGACCGTTGAACATCAGCCCGGGAAACTGTCGGCGGATGCCCTGCGCCAGGCGATCAGCCAGGGGGCTGCGCAACGGGTGCGTCCGATCATGATGACCTTCGCGGCCATTGTAGCTGGCCTGGTGCCCATCATGCTGGGCAGTGGCACCGGCTCGGAAGTGATGCAACGCATCGCCGGCCCGATGATCGGTGGCATGGTCACCACGCTGATCCTGACCTTGCTGCTGATTCCGGTGATTTTCTATCTCTGGCAGCGCGCCCGTTTGAAAAAGCTTGCCCAAAAAGGAGCGATCCAATGA
- the merT gene encoding mercuric ion transporter MerT, producing the protein MSELKSEFKSGRGSLIAGGVAAVLASACCLGPLVLITLGVSGAWIGNLAALEPYRPWFIGAALVAMVFAWRRIYRPAQDCQPGEVCAVPQVRTAYKITFWIVALLVLIALAFPFVLPLFY; encoded by the coding sequence ATGTCAGAGTTGAAATCAGAGTTCAAATCCGGTCGGGGATCGTTAATCGCAGGCGGGGTCGCAGCAGTGCTCGCATCGGCCTGCTGTCTTGGCCCTCTGGTCCTGATTACCCTCGGTGTTTCCGGTGCCTGGATCGGCAATCTTGCCGCTCTGGAGCCTTACCGGCCGTGGTTTATTGGTGCTGCTCTGGTGGCAATGGTCTTTGCCTGGCGTCGGATATACCGGCCTGCACAGGATTGTCAGCCGGGCGAGGTCTGCGCAGTACCGCAAGTGCGCACCGCTTACAAGATCACCTTCTGGATCGTCGCGCTGCTCGTACTGATTGCGTTGGCGTTCCCTTTCGTCTTACCGCTATTTTACTGA